The following are from one region of the Mauremys reevesii isolate NIE-2019 linkage group 2, ASM1616193v1, whole genome shotgun sequence genome:
- the SEM1 gene encoding 26S proteasome complex subunit SEM1, which produces MSEKKQPVDLGLLEEDDEFEEFPAEDWAGLDEDEDAHVWEDNWDDDNVEDDFSNQLRAELEKHGYKMETS; this is translated from the exons ATGTCCGAGAAGAAGCAGCCCGTGGACCTGGGGCTCCTGGAGGAGGATGACGAGTTCGAGGAGTTCCCGGCGGAAG ACTGGGCTGGTTTAGATGAAGATGAAGATGCACATGTCTGGGAAGACAATTGGGATGATGACAATGTAGAAGATGACTTCTCCAATCAGTTAAG AGCTGAATTAGAAAAACATGGATACAAGATGGAGACCTCATAG